From the Gadus chalcogrammus isolate NIFS_2021 chromosome 18, NIFS_Gcha_1.0, whole genome shotgun sequence genome, the window AGCCCGGAACATCCAGCCCTGGTCAATGGACTGGGGCTCCACGATGATATCCAGCCCCGCCTGAAGGCTCACCTCGTCAGCATCGCTGGAGCATAGCTTACAGCGCCTGGAACCGCGGCCCTCTGTAGAGAGGGACACAACGATAGATACGCACAAGGGTACATAAACTGTTTACAATGAGACGGTATGTAGACAACACATAGAGACACTACTGGAGAAAAAGCTGCGCAGGTGCTCGAACCTCCTCATatacacaattaaaaaaaaagaaaacgatgCGTAATAGGTGGGTGTATGGAAAGATGGGGTGGTGAGTAGTagtatctctatatatatgatatatgtacAGATAtagatgtggtgtgtgtatgcacgggTGTGGTGGGTGCCTGGTAATGTAAGTAGTTGTTTTCCATGCCAATGAAGCAGTTGGAATTGGTACTGCGGATCACAAGGTACACTGTCCCTACCGGTCCACCAAGGGGCGCTGTGGCAGCAGGAGCTGCGGCCCGGAGTGGGGCGGAACCATCTGCTGTTGCCTGCTCCTCGCATTCTACAGGAATTACACAGAAGGGAAAGAATCCCGCAACGAAactaaaaatacagaaaaatacCAACGTTTTCTCctgaaagaaacaacaaaaaaagacgGTCAGAACCTTGCCTGTTTTGTCGGAGAgggcgggtgtgtgtgggcgtcgGGACGCCGGGGGTGATCACGCGGGCACTCACATCTTGCTCAAACTCCTCAGGGTAACTTGATCTGCGTGCACGAacgaacacacaacacacacacacacacacacacccacacacacacacaagcacacacacacacaccacacacacacacacacacacacacacacacacacacacacaccacacacacaactgaagCAATATACATCTCAGCAAGATACCCCTGAAATAATATCAATCATAGTATTCTTGAAATCatgcattatattatatttattttttttggaaggggaggaaggaagatgaagagagagagggagagagagagagagagagagagagagagagagagagagagagagtgagagagagagagagagagggagagagagacatgagagagggagagagagagagagagagagagagagagagagagagagagagagagagggagagggagagagagagagagagagaggagagagagagagagtgtgagagagagagagagagagagagagagagagagagagagacatgagagaggGATCCCACTGTGTTCTATTCTGGTACGACCAGAGGGAGAATCTAAACTATTCATTAAAAACAGTTCAGAAAGATAGCCACAGAACTgaaagaacagaacagagcgAGGACAGAAACAAATAATTATGAAAGATATAAGAAAGAGAAAAGTAAAGAAAGATTGGAAAGAACTAAGCTCAGAACAGAACGaatgaaagaagaagaaatgttTGCTTCCAGCCTTCTGTTTATAGCTGGTCTCAGGAGggaccagtgtgtgtgagtgtgtgtgtgtgttgggtgtgtgtgtgtgtgagtgtggtgtgtgtgtgtgtgtgtgtgtgtgtgtgtgagtgtgtgtgtgtgagtgtgtgtgtgtgtgtgtgtgtgtgtgtgtgtgtggttgtgtgtggtgtgtgtgtgtgtgtgtgtgtgtgtgtgtgtggtgtgtgtgtgtgtgtgtgtgtttgtgtgtgtgtgtgtgtgtgtgtgtgtgtgtgtgtgtttgtgtgactcaAGCTGGGATACTGTGACCATATAGGGCAGCCATTCCTCTGAGGTCGAAGCGTTGGGTCTGAGAGACTCCAGATCTTAAGCGCTTACCCTCGTACCCCTCGGTATCACCCCTTCATCCCTCAAACTCTCACCCCTCGGTATCACCCCTTCATCCCTCAAACTCTCACCCCTCCAAATCTCAGCCCTCAAACTCTCACCCCTCCATTTCTCACCCTCCAACCACTCAATCTCTAAATcgtccctctctcaccccctcacccctccctcactcacccctccatcaatcacccctctcccctcacccctccctctcccccctcacccctccatcactcacccctccatcactcaccctctctcactcacccctcccccaccccagcaGATTCATTTGAATGAAGGTCAAGTTCATTTATAAAGTGTATGATATTATACCAGCTGAGTTAAGTAAGAGAACAGGGTGGGTTATGTTGAGTTAAGAGGACTCACGTTGCTGATCAGGTCCTGGGTTTTCTTCACCCTCTGCATCTCAGGCGTATCCGTGACAACgctgaagcccctccccctgctccgctCAAAGTCTTCTTTGTACagggcctgacacacacacacacacgcagacacacacacacaccacacacacacacatacacatacacatacaacacacacacacacacacacacacacacacacacacaccacaaacacacacacacacacacaaaaatacaacacacgcacactcacacacacatacacacacacacacaaaaatacaacacacgcacacactcacacacccacacacacaacacacacacaccacacacacaccatacacatacacttacacaaaccacacacacatacacacgtaaacataaacaaacacacatacaaaaacacacgcacacacacacacacacaaacacacacacacaaaaaaaaaacacacaaacacacacacacacacatacacacacaaacacaccaacacatacaaacacacacacacacacacacacacacgccatgtgGTGAGAGGTGGGCAGGACTTTTATGGTTGTAAACAGAAcagaggagaagcaggagaggAAGGACCTGACAGTCAGAGGGAGGGCAGACGCACCCTAGCTTTCCCCAACCTAAACCTTCCTAGCCCACACTTACCTATAACTAactcaccctaacccaccctaagCAGCCCTATCTTACTCTAACCCACCCTAactcaccctaacccaccctaacccacCTAAGCAGCCCTATCTTACtctaacccaccctaacccaccctaacccaccctaacccacGCTATCTCACCCTAAGCAACCCTATCTTACTCTAACGCAGCCTAACTCTTCCTAACCCACGCTATCCTACAGTAactcaccctaacccaccctgaccaaccctaacccaccctaacccaccctaaccagCCCTAACTCACCCTAACCCACGCTATCCTACAGTAACCCACCCTAactcaccctaacccaccctaagCAACCCTATCTTACtctaacccaccctaacccaccctaactcaccctaacccaccctaaccaaccctaactcaccctaacccaccctaactcaccctaacccacccCACCAAACCCAACCCAACCTATCCTACAAGTTAccccccaaccctaacctacagtaacccaccctaaccccagccTCTGCCTTTCATCAGCCTCCGAGTGCGACTCGTCCTGGACATGGCTCTGATGAGTCACATTCTTTAGATAACGGATGTTTATTCTTTAAGTTTGTGGTTTATGCTGCAAATAACAGATCCCAGATGATTGGTCAAAAGTACAACCAATTTGAACTTCTGTTTGATATGAGCAACTCTGCTATCAGactttatattatgatattataataattattatattataatgcgcgtgtgcatgtggcgtgtgtgtgtgtgtgtgtgtgtgattgtgtgtgtgtgtgtgtatgtgtgtgtgtttgtgtgtgattgtgtgtgtgtatgtgtgtgtgtgtgtgtgattgtgtgtgtgtgtgtgtgtgtgtgcgtatgtgtgtgtgtgtgtgattgtgtgtgtgtgtgtgtgtgtgtgtggtgtgtgtgtgtgtgtgtgtgtgtgtgtgtgtgtgtgtgtgtgtgtgtgtggtgtgtgtgtgtgtgtgtgtgtgctggctaCCTGGCTGTTGAGCATGGTCTGCTGTTTGAGGCGGAGGTTCTCTGGGGTGTCGGTTACCATGGTGAAGGAGGATTTGGGGTAATGCCTAaaacagggggaggggcttattAACCAAAAACCGGCCAATCAGATGGAGGCAGTACACTTCATTATAAcaggggagtgggaggaggaggagcaagacgTTGATTCTTTCAAGGTAACCTTTACactcttgtgtgtgcgtgtgcgtgtgcgtgtgtgtgtgtgtgtgtgtgtgttggtgtgtgtgtgtgtaagtgtaggTGGTGGTTGGTTCTGATAAGCTGTAGTGGGTCTGGTCTGTATTGAtaggctgtggtggttctagtggctgtgattggctgtggtggtggttctagtggctgtgattggctgtggtggttctagtggctgtgattggctgtggtggttctagtggctgtgattggctgtggtggttctagtggctgtgattggctgtggtggtggttctagtggctgtgattggctgtggtggttctagtggctgtgattggctgtggtggtggttctagtggctgtgattggctgtggtggttctagtggttgtgattggctgtggtggttctagtggctgtgattggctgtggtggttctagtggttgtgattggctgtggtggtggttctagtggctgtgattggctgtggtggtgctagtggctgtgattggctgtggtggtggttctagtggctgtgattggctgtggtggttctagtggctgtgattggctgtggtggttctagtggctgtgattggctgtggtggttctagtggctgtgattggctgtggtggttctagtggctgtgattggctgtggtggtggttctagtggctgtgattggctgtggtggttctagtggctgtgattggctgtggtggtgctagtggctgtgattggctgtggtggtggttctagtggctgtgattggctgtggtggttctagtggctgtgattggctgtggtggttctagtggctgtgattggctgtggtggttctagtggctgtgattggctgtggtggttctagaggtt encodes:
- the LOC130371715 gene encoding LIM and SH3 domain protein 1-like; translation: MNPPCGRCSKAVYPTEKVNCLDKFWHRSCFSCEVCKMALSMTTYKGFGKKPYCSMHYPKSSFTMVTDTPENLRLKQQTMLNSQALYKEDFERSRGRGFSVVTDTPEMQRVKKTQDLISNNARSRQQQMVPPHSGPQLLLPQRPLVDRGPRFQAL